Proteins co-encoded in one Armatimonadota bacterium genomic window:
- a CDS encoding glycosidase: MIKLKRCDKNPILTTVADHPWESVHVSNAGAALKDGKVHIFYRAEGADFRASTGFTWPVSRIGHAVSSDGVTIDERCPTPVIDLDGEQMPETDGVEDVRVSEIDGTYYAVYCTTTVYPETLALATSPDLIHFEKHGTLMPDYSQRTGGLLPAKVDGEFVLYHRVLPHLWASKSKDLKNWHDSKVVMHTRPGHWTEIKMGIGAPPIKTDQAWVMFMHGRDRHGVYRLGIMWLDLEDPTKVLKFQEEPILEPETDYEKNGFVPNVVYTCGAVVLGEDVFVYYGCADNCLAVATVPYNSLRL; this comes from the coding sequence ATGATCAAACTTAAGCGCTGTGATAAGAACCCAATTCTGACCACAGTGGCGGACCATCCCTGGGAATCGGTGCATGTCTCAAATGCAGGGGCGGCGCTTAAGGATGGAAAAGTCCACATCTTTTACAGAGCCGAGGGTGCCGATTTTCGAGCCAGCACCGGTTTTACCTGGCCTGTATCGAGAATAGGTCATGCAGTGTCCTCCGATGGCGTAACAATTGATGAAAGATGCCCCACCCCGGTTATCGATCTTGACGGCGAGCAGATGCCGGAGACAGACGGCGTGGAAGACGTCAGAGTATCGGAGATAGACGGCACTTATTACGCCGTCTATTGCACGACAACAGTTTACCCGGAGACTCTGGCTCTGGCTACAAGCCCTGACCTGATCCACTTTGAAAAACACGGAACGCTGATGCCGGACTACTCGCAGAGGACCGGCGGGCTGCTGCCTGCAAAAGTGGACGGGGAGTTTGTGCTCTATCACAGGGTGCTGCCGCATCTTTGGGCGTCGAAAAGCAAAGATTTGAAGAACTGGCACGACTCGAAAGTCGTGATGCATACCCGTCCCGGTCACTGGACGGAAATCAAGATGGGAATCGGCGCGCCACCCATTAAGACTGACCAGGCATGGGTTATGTTCATGCACGGCCGTGACCGACATGGCGTGTATCGCCTTGGAATTATGTGGCTCGACCTGGAAGACCCGACCAAGGTGCTCAAATTCCAGGAAGAACCTATCCTTGAGCCTGAGACGGACTATGAGAAGAACGGCTTTGTGCCGAATGTGGTCTATACATGCGGGGCCGTTGTGCTGGGTGAAGACGTTTTTGTATACTATGGATGCGCGGACAACTGCCTTGCAGTTGCAACCGTGCCTTATAATAGCTTGCGACTTTAG